The genomic DNA CAGGCCCTGCCCCCCGCTGAGCCACGCCAGCAGCGGCGGCAGGGCCGCGTAAAAGCACACCAGCCCCCACTCTGGCCGCCGTCGCCCCAGCCACGCGCTCAGCAGGACGATCCCGGCGTAGAGCGCGTCGCCCCACAGCCCGGTGAGGTTGCCGTCCAGCAGGTGCAGCGCCGCGCTGAAGGGCAGCAGGGCCCAGGCAGGCCGCCAGCCGAGCCTCAACAGGCGGTCGCGGGGGGTGGCGGGGGCGGCGGCGGGCAGCATCGGTAACGTCCCGATGCTCCGGGACCGGCCCTGACAGTCCTCTTACCGGCTGGTCAATAACCTTAAGCCGTCCTTCATGTCAGCCGGACCCCTTCACCCGGCGGGTAGGGGAGACCAGGCCGAGCACGTCCTGCTGGTAGCGGCCCTCCTGGATGAGTCCGGCGAGCCAAGGGTCGGCCTCCTCGGGTGTTCTTCCCGTGGTCTCGCGGTACAGGCGGGTGAAGGTCTGCCGCACGGCGGGGGCCATCCGCACGCTGTCCCCACACACGGAGAGCTGAGCGCCTCACCGCTGCCCTGGGAGTCTCCCGATCCGCTCCCGCGCCGGGAGTCGAAAGTCCCGCCGGCCACCCCCAACCGGGGAGGGGAGAGCCCCCCTCCCTTGACTTGACGCTCGCCCAACGCGCTTCCCGCCCGCCCGGCCTACCCTGAGGGCATGTCCTCGCCGAGAACCGTCCGCCCGCCTTCTGCCCGGTGGACCCCCTGGAGGCTCTGCGCCGAATTCGCCCTGATGCTCGTCCTGGTGGGGAGTGGGCTGCTCCCCGGCGTCTGGAAGGCCGGGGCCGCCCCGGTGGCCGCCCGGCAGGCCTTCGAGGCGGAGTTGCAAGCGTGCGTCGGGCGGGTGTCCACCGGGTACGTCACCTCGGGCATCCACATCAGCCCGGACGACGCCCGCACCATCGAGGACGCCTGCCAGCGCGCCGTGCGCGAGCGGCAGCCCAGCCGACTCTGACGCGGCTGGAGGACGCAGAGTCCCCTTCGGGCGCGGCGGCGCTCCCCTCCCCAGGGGCAGGACCTCAGCCGGTCCCCGTCACGGCGCCGACCCGGCGGAGAACCCGAACTGCTCCGAAAGCTCACGCCCGGCCTCGCGGATCAGATCGAGGTAGCGCGCCTGGGTCTGGGGGCCTAGGCGCATCAACGGCCCGGCGATGCTCACGGAGGCCACGACCTGACCCTGACCGTCGAAAATCGGGGCGGCGACCGAGAAGGTGTCCTCCTCCAGGTCCGAGATCGCCACGTGCGCCCCGTCCTCCCGGATGCGGCGTAACGTCCGCTCCAGCGCGGCGGCGTCGGTGATGGTGCCGTCCGTGAAGCGTTCGAGAGGCCTGGCGAGGATGGCGCCTTGCACCTCCCGGGGGGCGTAGGCGAGCAGCACCTTGGACGACCCTCCGGCGTGCAGGGGCCCGATGCGCCCCACCCGGGCGAACATCCGCACCGGGTGCGGTGAGGTGCGGACATCGACGACCAGGGAGTGTTGCCCCTCCCTCACCACGAGGTGGATGTTCTCCCCGGTCTCGTCGGCGAGGCGGTCGAGCATCGGCTTTGCCGCCTGGGTCAGCGAATACTGCTCCCGGGCCTGCTGACCCAGGACGAGGGAAGCCGATCCCAACCGCACCGCGTGCTCCTCGTCGAACCAGACGTACCCCAGGCGCGCCAGGGTCTGAAGGATGCGGTAGACCTTGCTCCTCGTCATGCCCGCCTGGGCGGCGAGCTGCGGGAGTTTGAGTTCTGGGAACTGCCCCACCAGCGCGAGGACCTGAAGCCCCGCCTCCAGGGCGGAGATGGTGTATTCCGGTGACGACTCGGGCGCTGCACTTGACTTTGACATACCGTGACCTCACACTACACGCAAATTCAGTCCATCCAATGAATCGTCAGTTCACTCAGTGAATCACAGGGGGATGGGTATGCTGCTCGCCGCAGAACGTCAGCTTCTCGACGCCGTGACACTCGAAAGGCCGTGGGACCTGATCACGACGTTCTCTGCTCTCAGGCGCGAGCACCCCAGCGACGTGGAACGGGCCGCGGGGCACATCGAGCGTCACCTGCGCGAGCTGGGCATCCCGGTCGAGGTTCACCGTCCGGAGTTGTTCCTCAGCCTGCCGCGCCGGGCGAGCGTCACGGTGGGGGGCGAGACCTTTTCCGCCAAGCCGATGGCGATGAGCGCGATCTACCGGGAGGGCCTCACGGCGCCCCTGGTCTACCAGCCCAGCGCCTACGCGGCCAACGCCGACGACATGTTCTCCAGCGCCCTGCTGGAGGGGGAAGTTGACGTGCGGGGCAAGATCGTGGTGACCGAGGGCTTCGGGATGCCCGGCAAGATCCGGGAACTCGAACGGCGCGGGGCGCTGGGTGTGATCGCCATCAACCCCGGCAACCGGGCCCACTGGGGCATCTGCACGAGCATCTGGGGCACCCCGGACCTGAACGACCTGCCGCGCAAACCGCAGGTGGCGGTCGCCAACGTGAACCGCCCCGACGGGGACCGCCTGATCGAGTTCGCCCGGGCGGGGGCCGAGGCCGTGTTCACCACCGACCTGGAGGAGGGCTGGTTCCCCTCGCCCATTCCCGTCGTCACCATCCCGGGCACCGAGGACCCCGAAGCCTTCGTCCTGCTGCACGGGCACTACGACTCGTGGGACTACGGGGTGGGGGACAACGCGGTCGGGGACGCGACCCTGCTCGAAGTGGCCCGCAACCTCTGGAACCACCGCGCCGAGCTGCGCCGCAGCGTGCGGATCGCCTGGTGGCCCGGGCACTCGACCGGGCGGTATGCCGGGAGCACCTGGTACGCCGACCACTTCGCCCTGGAGCTGTATCGCCACTGCGTCGCCCAGATCAACTGCGACTCGCCGGGCTGCCGCTGGGCCACCGAGTACAAGGACGTGAGCGTGATGGCGGAGGCTGTCCCCTGGGTGGGCGACATCATCCGCGACGTGACGGGCCAGGAGATGCACGCCGAGCGCCCGGTGCGTGCCGGGGACTACTCCTTCAACAACATCGGGCTCAGCGGGTTTTTCATGCTGCTCTCGACCATGCCCGACGACCTGCGCGCCGAGAAGGGGTACTACGCGGTCGGGGGTTGCGGCGGCAACATCGCCTGGCACACCGAGGACGACACCCTGGAGGTGGCCGACCGCGACATTCTGCTCAAGGACATGCAGATTTACCTGCTGTCCGCCTACCGCACGGCCAACGCGACCGTCATTCCCTTCGACTACACCCGGACGCTCGACGAGTTCGATGGGGCGCTGGACGAGTACGCGGCGGCGGCAGGAACGGCCTTCGACCTGGGGCCAGCTCGCACGGCGGTCCACGAGCTGCGCCTCGACGTGCAGAGGCTGACCCGGGCCGCACAGGCGCTGAGCGGCGAGTCCCTCGCGTCCCCCGCCGTGCGCCGGGTGAACGCCGCGCTGATTTCGCTGGCCCGGCACCTCGTCCAGGCGAACTACTCGCAGGCCCCCGCTTTTTTCCACGACCCCGCCGAGCACGTGCCGCCGCTGCCCGACCTCGCCGTCCTGGGGCGGCTCGCCGAGGTCAGTCCTAAGGAGCGCGGCTTCGTGCTCACCCACGCGCGACGCGGCCAGAACCGGCTGCTCGCCCACCTCGGCGACGCGCGGGATGCCGTTCGCACGGCCCTGGAACGCACCTAACTTCCCGTCCAAGGAGGACAGTCATGAAACGAATGCTGACGGCGTTGAGTTTCGCTCTAGGTGTGGGGGTCGCGGGCGCGCAGCAAGGCATCTTGCAACTGCCGCTCATCAACGACCCGATCATGAACCCCCTGATCGCGCCGGAACTCGGCAGCATCCTGGTGAACAAGGTGATCTTCCCGGGCCTGGTGCGGCCCAACGAGGACCTCCAGCCGGTCCCCGACCTCGCCCGGAGCTGGACGATCACCAACGGGGGCCTGGTCTACACCTTCACCCTGCGCGACGACGTGCGCTGGCACGACGGCAGGCCCTTCACCGCCGACGACGTGGTGTTCACCTTCAACACGGCCCGGGACCCCAAGAGCGGCTCGCGGCTGGCGTCCGACTTCAGCTCCATCAAGTCGGTGGAGGCGCGGGGCAGGAACACGGTGCGCTTCGTCCTCTCGCGTCCCTTCGCGCCGTTCCTGATCCTGCTGGGGCACAACGCGGGCATCCTGCCCAAGCACCTGCTGGAGGGCAAGGACCTCAACTCGGCGACTGCCTTCAACCGCCAGACGCCCGTCGGCACCGGACCCTTCAAGGTCTCCCGGGTCGTGCCCGGCGCGAGCGTCACCCTGGTCGCCAACAGGGACTACTACGGCGGCGCGCCCAAGCTGGCGGGCATCACCTTCAAGGTCGTGCCCGACCTCAACACCCAGGTCGCCCAACTGCGTTCCGGCGGGCTCGACTGGGTGACGCTGGAGCCCAGCAACCTTCCGAGCGTCCAGGGGGCGCAGAACGTCACCATCAAGCAGGCCGACGCGATTCAGCATTACCTCGTCTTCTTCAACCTGAAGAACCCACTCTTCACCAGCGCCACGGTGCGCCGCGCCATGCAGTACGCGGTCAACCGCCGGGCGATCATCGATGGCATCCTCAAGGGCTATGCCGACTATCCCACGGGCACCATCCCCACGGCGCTGCGGACGTACTACGACAAGAGCATCAAGCCGATCACCTACGACCCGGCGCAGGCGCGGCGGCTGCTCGCGCAGGCGGGCTGGAGGCCCAACGCTCAGGGCGTGCTCGTGAACGCCAAGGGGGAGCCCTTCAAGTTCACCCTGATCGTGGATAAGGGCAACGCCACGCGCGAGCAGGCGGCGCTCGCCGTGCAGCAGGACCTGAAAAAGGTCGGCATGGACGTGACGCTCCAGACGCTGGAGTTCGCCACCCTGGTGCGCGACTACCTGATTCCCGGCAAGTACGACGCCAACCTGATCTGGTGGACCACGCCGCCCGACCCGGACCAGTACTCGTTCTACGGCACCGGCCAGGACAACAACGAGGCGAGCTGGAGCAACCCCCGCGCCGACTCCCTGCTCAAGCGGGGCCGCGAGACGGTGGACGTGGCCGCCCGGAAGAACATCTACAACGCCTATCAGCGGCTGACCATGCAGGACCCGCCCGTGCTCGTCCTCTACTACCCGAAAGAACTCCAGGCCATCAGTCGGCGGCTGATCGGCGTCCCCGACCTGGGCATCCGTGACGCCCTGCGCTACACCGAGCGGTTCGACCTGCGCTGATGCTCAGCCCCGGATACGTCGCCCGGCGCGTGCTGCACGCCCTCGTCGTGCTGGCGGTCGTGGCGGTGGTGACGTTTTTTATCGTACGGCTGGCGCCTGGCGGGCCTTCCCTCCTGGCCGACCCGGCTCTGCGGGACGCCGAGCGCGCGGCCATCGAGGCGCGGCTGGGGCTGGGCGACCCCCTGCCCGTGCAATTCCTGAAGTTCGTGGGAAATGCCGTGCGGGGCGACTTCGGCCAGAGCTTCCTGTTCGGCACGCCCACCTTGCAGGTCATCGGCTCGCGGCTGGGCAACACGCTGATCCTGGCGGGCGCCGCCCTCACGCTGACGCTGCTCGTCGCGGTGCCGCTGGGGACCCTGTGCGGCTTGCGTCCGCACTCGTGGCTCGACCGGCTCGTCAGCGTGGTGAGCGTGGTGGTGCTGGCCGTGCCCGTCTTCTGGCTGGGCCTGATGCTGATCATCGCCCTCGCGGTCCTGCGCCCGGTGCTGCCCGCGGGCGGGATGCACACCACCGGGATGGAGGGCAATGTTCCGGACCTGCTGCGCCACCTCCTGCTGCCCGCCGTGGTACTGGCGAGTGCGTCCATCGCCGAGCTGCTGCGCTACACCCGGTCGAGCGTCCGCAGCGCCGCGCGGCTCGATCACGTCCGCACGGCGCGGGCCAAAGGGCTGCCGCAGCACGCGGTGAACCGGCGCCACGTCCTGAAAAATGCCCTGATCCCGGTCGTCACGGTGATCGGCCTGCAACTTCCCCGCCTGGTGGGGGGTGCTGCCGTGACCGAGACCATCTTCGCGTGGCCCGGCATGGGACGCCTGAGCGTAGAGGCGGCGCTGGGGCGCGACTATCCGCTGATCCTCGGCGTGACCCTGGTAGTGGCGCTGGCCGTGGTGCTGTTCAACCTGCTCGTCGATCTGCTGTACCCGCTGATCGACCCCCGGGTCCGGATGGAGGCTTGACGTGACCGCCCAAGTGTTCAACCCTCCTCTGGCTCCAGCCGGGCGGTCCTGGAGGCGGCTGCGGCGCGATCCAGTGGCGGTCGTAGCAGCGACCGTCCTGCTCGCGGTCGTCCTGTTCGCGTTCCTGGGGCCGGTGTTGCGGCCCGTCGATCCCAACGCCCTCGACCTGGGCAACCCCCTGGGCCGCGCGAGCCTGGCACACCCGCTGGGCACCGACGAGAATGGCCGTGACGTTCTGGTGCGGCTGATGCTGGGGGGGCGCGTCAGCCTGCTGGTGGGGCTCTTCGCGGTGCTCGTCTCGCTCCTCGTCGGCACGCTGGTCGGGGCGTTGTCGGGGTTCTACGGCGGGTGGCTGGAGGGCCTCTTGATGCGGTTTACCGACGGTATCCTGGCCCTGCCCGCCTTTTTCGTCAGCGTGCTCACCCTGACCTTTTTCGGCCCGGGGCTGGTGCCCCTCGTGCTCGTGATCGGCCTGACCTCTTGGATGGGCCTGGCCCGGCTGGTGCGCGGCGAGGTCCTGAGGTACCGCGAGGAGCAGTACGTCGAGGCCGCCCGCGCGCTGGGGGGACGCGACGGTCGGGTGCTGTTCCGGCACGTGCTGCCCCAGGTTCTCCCCACCCTGATCGTGAATGCCAGCGTCGGCATCAGCACCGCCATCCTGGCCGAGTC from Deinococcus planocerae includes the following:
- a CDS encoding IclR family transcriptional regulator, with the protein product MSKSSAAPESSPEYTISALEAGLQVLALVGQFPELKLPQLAAQAGMTRSKVYRILQTLARLGYVWFDEEHAVRLGSASLVLGQQAREQYSLTQAAKPMLDRLADETGENIHLVVREGQHSLVVDVRTSPHPVRMFARVGRIGPLHAGGSSKVLLAYAPREVQGAILARPLERFTDGTITDAAALERTLRRIREDGAHVAISDLEEDTFSVAAPIFDGQGQVVASVSIAGPLMRLGPQTQARYLDLIREAGRELSEQFGFSAGSAP
- a CDS encoding ABC transporter permease — encoded protein: MLSPGYVARRVLHALVVLAVVAVVTFFIVRLAPGGPSLLADPALRDAERAAIEARLGLGDPLPVQFLKFVGNAVRGDFGQSFLFGTPTLQVIGSRLGNTLILAGAALTLTLLVAVPLGTLCGLRPHSWLDRLVSVVSVVVLAVPVFWLGLMLIIALAVLRPVLPAGGMHTTGMEGNVPDLLRHLLLPAVVLASASIAELLRYTRSSVRSAARLDHVRTARAKGLPQHAVNRRHVLKNALIPVVTVIGLQLPRLVGGAAVTETIFAWPGMGRLSVEAALGRDYPLILGVTLVVALAVVLFNLLVDLLYPLIDPRVRMEA
- a CDS encoding ABC transporter permease, with translation MTAQVFNPPLAPAGRSWRRLRRDPVAVVAATVLLAVVLFAFLGPVLRPVDPNALDLGNPLGRASLAHPLGTDENGRDVLVRLMLGGRVSLLVGLFAVLVSLLVGTLVGALSGFYGGWLEGLLMRFTDGILALPAFFVSVLTLTFFGPGLVPLVLVIGLTSWMGLARLVRGEVLRYREEQYVEAARALGGRDGRVLFRHVLPQVLPTLIVNASVGISTAILAESALSFLGLGIQPPAASWGNMLSGAQNYFYTAPRLAVYPGFLILVTVLASNLLGDALRDATEPTG
- a CDS encoding M28 family peptidase, giving the protein MLLAAERQLLDAVTLERPWDLITTFSALRREHPSDVERAAGHIERHLRELGIPVEVHRPELFLSLPRRASVTVGGETFSAKPMAMSAIYREGLTAPLVYQPSAYAANADDMFSSALLEGEVDVRGKIVVTEGFGMPGKIRELERRGALGVIAINPGNRAHWGICTSIWGTPDLNDLPRKPQVAVANVNRPDGDRLIEFARAGAEAVFTTDLEEGWFPSPIPVVTIPGTEDPEAFVLLHGHYDSWDYGVGDNAVGDATLLEVARNLWNHRAELRRSVRIAWWPGHSTGRYAGSTWYADHFALELYRHCVAQINCDSPGCRWATEYKDVSVMAEAVPWVGDIIRDVTGQEMHAERPVRAGDYSFNNIGLSGFFMLLSTMPDDLRAEKGYYAVGGCGGNIAWHTEDDTLEVADRDILLKDMQIYLLSAYRTANATVIPFDYTRTLDEFDGALDEYAAAAGTAFDLGPARTAVHELRLDVQRLTRAAQALSGESLASPAVRRVNAALISLARHLVQANYSQAPAFFHDPAEHVPPLPDLAVLGRLAEVSPKERGFVLTHARRGQNRLLAHLGDARDAVRTALERT
- a CDS encoding ABC transporter substrate-binding protein, which produces MKRMLTALSFALGVGVAGAQQGILQLPLINDPIMNPLIAPELGSILVNKVIFPGLVRPNEDLQPVPDLARSWTITNGGLVYTFTLRDDVRWHDGRPFTADDVVFTFNTARDPKSGSRLASDFSSIKSVEARGRNTVRFVLSRPFAPFLILLGHNAGILPKHLLEGKDLNSATAFNRQTPVGTGPFKVSRVVPGASVTLVANRDYYGGAPKLAGITFKVVPDLNTQVAQLRSGGLDWVTLEPSNLPSVQGAQNVTIKQADAIQHYLVFFNLKNPLFTSATVRRAMQYAVNRRAIIDGILKGYADYPTGTIPTALRTYYDKSIKPITYDPAQARRLLAQAGWRPNAQGVLVNAKGEPFKFTLIVDKGNATREQAALAVQQDLKKVGMDVTLQTLEFATLVRDYLIPGKYDANLIWWTTPPDPDQYSFYGTGQDNNEASWSNPRADSLLKRGRETVDVAARKNIYNAYQRLTMQDPPVLVLYYPKELQAISRRLIGVPDLGIRDALRYTERFDLR